In Rhodamnia argentea isolate NSW1041297 chromosome 1, ASM2092103v1, whole genome shotgun sequence, the genomic window CAGAATCATCTGCCGCCCAGGCTCTCGTCTCTCAGAACCACAGGTCATTAATTTTAGCTTGCGCCCGGGACAACTATGCTGCTTACGCACCAAGAAATTGTGTCTTGTTAGAATGACCTGATGAAAGTTTCGACTCTGGAAATAATTGCAGACTTGCAGTAgcttaatttattttcttactgAGTTCCTTACAAACTCGAGCATAACAAGTTTCATCTCTGTTGCGGCGCTCATGTACAATGACAGGTCAAGTGCTATATGCACCAGCTGCTTTCCGGTCTCCGCCATTGCCACAAGAAAGGAATTCTCCACCGAGATATCAAAGCATCTAACTTGTTAATAGACAAGAGTGGCATGCTGAAGATCGCTGACTTTGGGCTTGCTAATTTCTTCAATCCTAATGAAAAGCGTCCGCTCACCAGCCGGGTCGTCACGCTCTGGTACAGAGCTCCAGAGCTACTATTAGGCTCTACGGATTATGGAGTCGGCATCGATCTTTGGAGTGCAGGATGCCTATTGGCTGAGATGTTCCTCGGAAGGCCGTTCATGCCAGGGAAAACAGAGGTAAAACCTGGATCTAACTTAGCACGTAATTAGAAAGAATTCTTCTTGCATTTGTGTCTCAGGTATATGGGTTTGTTGTTCAGGTCGAGCAACTTCATAAAATCTTCAAATTCTGCGGCGCACCCTCGGAAGAATACTGGAAGAGAAATAAGCTACAGTCGAGCTACCGACCACCGCAACATTATCAGCCTAGTTACCGCGAGACTTTCAAGGATTTCCCGTGCTCATCGTTTGGTCTCTTGACCAAGCTTCTCGCTCTGGACCCAGCTTATCGGGGTACTGCGGCTTCTGCTCTGGAAAATGATGTGAGCACGATCAATTTCTCATCTGCTTCTTTTCCCATCAAAATGATCAGATTTTGAGTGCTTACTTGGTTACCAACTTTGCAATAACAGCATGTGTCAATGTGATATTGAGTTGTATGCAGGTTGATGATGCCGCAGATAATGGCTTTATCAAATTTTCCATTCTAGGAATCACTTTGATGAGGATATTGTCTTTGTTCTTTGTCTGACATTACCAGAGGTCTCTGCTTGCAGTTCTTTAGCTCCAGTCCCCCGGCATGCGATCTCTCAGGTCTACCTGCGCTGCAGATCGAGGAGCCTCCACCATCTCATCAAGCTAAGAACCCAAAGAGGTAAGTTCGGCGCCGACATTACAAaagtcattttcatttgaagaACAGAAGTAGCGCCAAAGATTGTGCCATAATGAAAAAAGTTTGGTCACTGATTAACGTATCATGTTCGGGAAAACTCCAAGTGCAAATCATGCCTGTCATTGTTGATGCTACGCATCGTCTGCCCTATACACGTTAGCGCTTGAATATATGAGAGATCTATCCACTTCAGATTGAAAAGCAAACATCTCATGCTGCCTGATAGCTCACAGTTGGCTCGAAACTCGAAAGCCCATCGATGTGCTTGTATTGTTTCACCTGACCCCTTTCCAGTGCTTAGGAAGGTGTGCTTGCAAAGTCATTCTCTGAACTGTATATATTTGCAGATGAACATGTTAACATTTCCAAGGCGATACAAACATTCGACCGACCAGTTTTTACTACCGTAACAGGAGAACAGACAATGAACATATAGCGTGTCGAGTGTTAGAGGCTCAGATTGAACGCAATATCGACATGAGAGTCTACCATCAACAAATGCATTCCCAAATTCTTCAAATGCTTTTAACATGTCCTTATTTCCTTCTGTCTAGCAGACGCAAGTCCACTAGAGCAAAGCAACTGTCTCGAACGAACGTGAAAGCACAGGATGAGGGAGCCGTTTTAGCCGTCGAAGCCAAACGGGATTCGGAATCTTCTAGAGAGGTATACATATTCAACTATACTGTAATCTTCAAATGAGCTAACATACACTTTCGGGCCTGGAGTTTAATCACATAATGTCATGCTTCACTAGTTGTTTAAGAATAATTTATCTCACTTTTGAAATATCTCCTAAACATTCTTAAAGGGTAGTTTCTTTATAGGCACTTCAACAAAGAGATCTGTCTTTTTTCCAGGAGAAGATTGCAGAGACAAGCTTCAAAAGTCAAGAGGCGACGAGCAATAGCATGAGCAGTGCGTCCTTCAGCCTCAAGCCGAACTTGCACGAGGACATCATACACGTCTCTCTCTCGCCAGTTctccgatccaacggtgaagCGTCTTCCTCGAGGACCGAAGGCCACCCGAATGCTGCCCGGAATATCCAGAACTACAGCACTCTCTTGCAGGCCTCCATTACGGACATTATCAATCCTAAGGAAGGCAACCAGGTTTCCCACTTCCGGAGATCGCTCTCGACTCTGGATTTCCGCCACCTCGACCCCGAGAAGATGTCCAAGCTCTTTGGAGTGGAATATTAAGGATTGAGGCCACAAGAGTGTGATACCATTCATCCTTAACTTGCTTGAAGCTTCTTTGTCCATTGATTGTGCCTCTCCTTTCCGTTGTGCATTGTCCCTTTTTCCCGAGTCATAAATTGTTCTTTTTGGAGGCTACTAAAGTTGTAAAATCAATAAATCAGCAGTCGGTCCATTCCGAAATAAAGGATTATGCAGTTtgtatattgaataaatttgcTGGTGCATTGAGAATAATTCTATGTAGCATCATATGATTATGCACTCTGAATATCCACTAAATTCGTCTGGTGCATTGAGAATGAATCTTTATAACATAAGATGAGCTCAAATGTGAGTCCTAACTATCCTAGGCAAAAGCTCCTCATGCTTAAGTCGGTGTATGAAAgtttaaatgcaaatgcaagtATTGAGCGATCGAGTCTTCCGAAACATAGTCAGTGAGGTTATAATCTTAATTACATCAATTTGCAcacgagtttttctttttctttttcatgacttATACGTACTGGACCGGTCCAATCAGCGCATGTAGTGGAACTTGTCCGTGTCGAGATTcgacctccaccgaccgcgTTTGGAATATGCGGATCAATTTTGAGTATTATTGGGACGGCCATATGGTGTAGAAAGAACCACGCGATGCAAAAAGGATGTGGAATGTTATCCACAACACGAAGCTAAGTGATTCGTGATTCCGGGGTCCAAATTTTGTCGGCTCGAAGATGGGTCGGACCGGGAAGGGGCCCCGGTCTGAATCTCCCCAAATGTGCGGCGGTTGCTCTGGTTTCCGTCGACAGGTGTCCCCACGTTGTCCTTGCGTGACAAATCATTTGCAGGGCCAAAACATCGACTCAATTCCAAGTTCGCGCACTGTCCAAAGTCAACAAGTTCTGGTTGGCCTGGTGGGAGCAGAGAGGATGGCCCCGAAATTGAACGTTTCCGTGGACATTACAACTCATGGGCGAGCGATTTTAGGatcgattttttaaaatcaattttctaatttttgaaacttgaaatttaTTATACAAAATCTTGAAAGTACCCTgtcacaagttttaggattgattTCAAAGTCTACCTAGGTTTCACATCACTTATATTATTAATTGAACGATTACGGTGAATCGTCGTCATCTCTAATGACTACCATTTGTTGCTAGAATCCATTGACCTCATCTTATATTTAGACaaacgaaaaatcaaaaatattaacaaagtaaaagtcttagtCATGAATATCTCGGAAATGAAAGTTGATATTAGTGGTTCTAGATTACATGACCTCATGGAATATCGCAACACCATGTGAAGACATGaataaagaaaaacacaaagacttgTTACTGATTTCAAATGCAAACCCGCaacctgaaacctaccatgCAAATCATAAAACCCGAAATCAAACCGGTTCCCCAAGTTTTACCCTAGGATCATGCTCACCTCTAATTACtaaccctttttctttcctcattATTGGTAACATGTTCATAAATATGGAATATCCAGCAAATTTATAGCTCACATAGTAAAAATTTTTGTGGGACTATTGCTAACCGTTTCGAAGAACCTAAGTAGTCGGATGTTCTACGATCCTTTTCTTGTCCATAGTCGGTAGCAATATTCATAATCATAGAAAATACTGCTAATTTTTATCCTGCCTAGGAAAGATCGATTTTGTGGTACCAATTACTGAtcgtgacaaaaaaattaaatgttaaATGAAAACGTGATTCAATATGTAAATATTCTAATACTCTCTCTTCCGCATAAACGGGACTTCTTGTAAGCGCCAACCGTTCTAACCGCTTAAATTGGTAGACGAATGTGTGGTTTTATATTTCAATGTTCTAACATCTAAGCCCGTGACCCCAATAattttcaatggaaaaaatcgattgttttcttcttgttaCTAACATAATATCGGTGCACCTAATTAGCTATTCTAAGTTTACGCCATGCATATCAAAGGGTGACGATGTGATCGAGCCCTTAACTTAGATGCTCACAAAGAAATTCAACCCTAGTTAAGAATATTAACTGATTTTCTATGCTGATAATTATTACTCAGAAGGaccccccctcctcccccctcaaatgaaaaaagatgCAATGATGTCTAaaagagaatcaaatgaaaaatgctaatCTAAATTGTTAGTGATCAATGAAACTTAAAGTGGGCTCTATAGTGCGATTGAGCTGGCTAGATTAGCGTCAATATGGAACGGACCCTCACCCTATCTAGCCATCTTATTCATTTACTCATTTGCTAATGCTttgactttttaaatttttttcctatacTATGGTCATCATGGGAAAGCATGGAAATCTAGTTCCTCTAGGAAAACTATCAAAcaaattcttaaatttattgcatttgtatcaattcagtcacaaacctttcatttggaccaatttagtactaaacattttctcattttgtcaattgagtcaacaCTTGAAAATCACTTACATGGATGCTAGCGGTTCTACCTGGCACAACCGAAGGTGACGTGAACatttgttataattttttgataatttctctgatttttttttcttttttttttgctttccttttctttcccttctccaTGGGCAATGGTCGATGAGaccgaccctcgcctaggccaAGGCAGCCTCATTGAGCCTTGTCGGGTGAGTGTGAGGGCAAGGGCAAGCATTGATGAGGGCTCCCCTTACCACATCTGGCAACATTCGGTGAGGCTAGCCTTGCTGGCcactagcaaaaagaaaaaggaaagaaaaataagaattatgaaaaaattattttagcaaAGTTGCcagctaagtagcaccgacaccgatacGGGACAcgcgatacgacacgacacgacacgtcgacacgtcatttctaaaaaatagagattttcgacacgttggggacacgtcgtatattaaatatatttttatatatgtatgatgTATTATTATTTctgtaattttttataaaatgaaaaatttacaaaaatagttcttataataaaaacaaagctGATGCCATGAATACTCTTGTAATTTGATCTCAATcagcctagaaaataaataaataataaaaaaaatcctgtaATATGCGGTCTACCCGCTTTCCCTCCTCTCTCACGtttcctcccctcctctctttaCTTTTGAAAAGATCTCTGACACGCGCCTcacctctctcctcctctctctctccctctccctctctctctctctctcttctctgtctccccctcttctctctctttactttttgaaaacatcACCGAAAACATCTCACACTtttcacctctctctcctctctgcgaGAAAATATCCccccacccctctctctctttacttccTGAAAAGATCTCACTCCCCTTCCTCTGTGTCACTCCTCTTTGTACCCCTAAACCAACCCCGACGTCGACCACTATGATTTTGCTGCTCGTCTCTCCTCCGgcgctctctccctctgtccttcggctcgttcgctctctctgcTCCGGCGCACACGAAGGCCGTTCCCTGCTCAGGCACCGGCCGCGCGTCGCCGGCTtcctccctcatctctctcatggcccgagacgctcttcttccccctcccctACCGTTCTCTGCCCTTCGCATCTGCTTTTCCCCGCCCTCTCtcctcaccgactcgcgtgtccccggCGTGTCGCCGGCGTTGACCGGGTGTCGGATCTTCGACACGggttgaccgcgtgtcgaacgcgtgtcggggcgtgtcggacgcgtgtccgtgtccgacacgtgtccgacaccgacacgccggGGAgtttggcgtgtcggtgcttcataggttGCCGGTGTCCACTTAGTAATTTCCAGTGtaaattgaccggatagactcaattagtaaaacgtgaaaatttttggactaaattaatcaaatcgAAAAGTTTTTGACTCCATTGACACcaataatatgtttaggacttttttggtacttttctcagCTGCTTATTTCTCAAGATAAAATTTAACTTTAAGCCACAATTCATGAAATTTATTGAAAAGATCTTCGCTTCTCAAATGTCGAAAGAGCTTTTGATGGAGGGAGGAAAgttgcctttttattttatttttcaaagaaaaaaaattatctatataGTTTTATTTAGTTTGATTCCTTTAACTTTTATTGTTTTCCTCAACATAGTTTTCTGAttgaatttttctgttttcttttctggtcTTTACGTAGCTTAACAATTATCTATATGCTTCAGATGTTTTGTTCTCTTATGATGGGTCCATATGTTAGAACCATTAAGTTAGATGTTTTACAAACCTGATTTTTCGCAATGTTATTGGCTTTTTCAATGTCAAAGATATCATTACCTATATTAGGGATATTTGGGATACCATTTGATTTGATATATTGTTGTCTTTCATAATATGCataatattttaagaaaattgctAACTTGATAATTTGACAgtcttgtcggttatttctgaccacatgatattccaatcaatgagtactttatgcagaGCATGTGATGTTGCTGTGTAGGTCTACGGTTGATATTATACAGTTTCTGAAAGTATTTCCAGAGaagcatttttcatattttaatagGGAAATGCTTCCTTGATAGTTTGACGGAACTACTAGTTATTTCTGATTGTAGATCCACATATCATCACCACGTgtttgcataaaatacttattaattgaaaaaccGTGGGGttgaaaataataatagtaCTGTCAGAGTAGCCGTATATATATTCAACAATGGAAAAAGCAGCAGGGGAGCACCCTGCTACAAGCTCATCTCAATTTCAAGGCAACGAACTAGACTGTCAACTAATCTACTGACCCTTTCCCCACCCCATGTTCCACAAACCCTAGTTCCGGCAGCCCCTCTACAATGGCAGTTGGCCAAGAAGGAACGACACCGGCGCCTGCCCTCACCCTCCATTGGAAAGGCGGGGTAAAGTTCTGGGGAGGTGTTCGGTGATGGCTTGATCGGCGCAAAACATCTTCTGAGTTTACATTTTCGGGCCAGCTTCAGCTGCGATTTTGTATCCTTGACCTTCTCAGCTGGTAGAACGAACGTTTGCTAAGGACGGCCTAACACCAGTCAATCGCAAAAGTACGAGGATTTTTACTAATACAGATGACTACACGGAAGAGAACTTTAAATTCAATTAGACAACTAACAGCAATGTCTTCTAtggagtttttcatttttccatgaCATCCTAAGATATAACTATTTCGTGATAGTTCCCTTCAAACCGAAATTGGATAGGGTAAGTACATATTTTCATAGTTTCATGTATCTTTATTGTAATATCCAAATTATAAGTGGTGTTCCGTGGCAACACATGGGCACTTACTAGTAGGTAGGCCTTGCATGCGTGGTTCAACCATGCTTGATTTCCTGACATACATTATTGGTATGGACGATATCGATATACGAGACAAGTGTCGTGACCTTATTCGAGCTAGGCCTGAGTCCTCATGCCCAAGCTGAGCTCATTGCCAAAGCAAAAATACAATAAGAGGGAAGTATAGAAGGTTACTTGCCCTGGACAATGACAAGATGATCTAATATGTCTATCTACACACCCAGGGCCTATCAATCGAAACTCTCATCAACTCCTGTTGCACTGCCTTTTCAATCCATTCATATCTCCAATTTGAAGCCCCAACTAGCAGTACAATAGATCATGCTTATCATTGTCTGCACAGTCTTTTTAAAGACAAGGCAGGGCCACCAAATGGATGATCATTAGGGTTTGGCCATGTGACTTTGGTACGTTAACACAGTCATTTGCCTTGTCTGAAAATGGGTCTTTGCCCGAACCTTGTCTCTTAGTCCCCTTCACCATAATAAGCACCAGC contains:
- the LOC115727819 gene encoding probable serine/threonine-protein kinase At1g54610, with the protein product MGCAQSRPSTTSPSRGLEKLKLDRGYVKAGKDRSSNKPTIRREAKDNKIATAGGDAAKRSGRARGGGENKAASRGVGKERTKSKSDGNGGNDCVVSDQRLNSKKINGGGGDDLVDGWPKWLLDNVNKDALAGLVPKTADSYDKLAKVGHGTYSNVYKARDRDTGKIVALKKVRFDTTEPESVKFMAREIMILQKLDHPNVIKLEGIATSRMQYSLYLVFDFMQCDLTRIICRPGSRLSEPQVKCYMHQLLSGLRHCHKKGILHRDIKASNLLIDKSGMLKIADFGLANFFNPNEKRPLTSRVVTLWYRAPELLLGSTDYGVGIDLWSAGCLLAEMFLGRPFMPGKTEVEQLHKIFKFCGAPSEEYWKRNKLQSSYRPPQHYQPSYRETFKDFPCSSFGLLTKLLALDPAYRGTAASALENDFFSSSPPACDLSGLPALQIEEPPPSHQAKNPKRRKSTRAKQLSRTNVKAQDEGAVLAVEAKRDSESSREALQQRDLSFFQEKIAETSFKSQEATSNSMSSASFSLKPNLHEDIIHVSLSPVLRSNGEASSSRTEGHPNAARNIQNYSTLLQASITDIINPKEGNQVSHFRRSLSTLDFRHLDPEKMSKLFGVEY